Proteins encoded together in one Rubripirellula reticaptiva window:
- a CDS encoding CBS domain-containing protein — MNNNTTEFVTSECPSGHRVRGDLGWLNRQVRCPHCHAEFVFRRPDSQAAHVVAVQPTQESDGKDLKRPGDWASETGVMRILGDYVPPPPKESRRCGECGTTYPAGVTTCENCNCDLLPAKGDAKSTSQGESTDERPTPIDFREVDKVAFDDVIVRRVIRPRREIAFLDINDSVDQMRKQVRESMHSRYPVCDHSLDKMLGVVHIKDILVAESDGFDIHSILEKPDQIPDSTPVSKVLQHFQKEGVPMAFVLDEYENLIGIVTLKDVLSKLARLKS; from the coding sequence ATGAACAACAACACCACTGAATTCGTCACGTCCGAGTGTCCCAGCGGTCATCGCGTGCGTGGCGATCTTGGCTGGCTGAACCGCCAAGTAAGATGTCCGCACTGCCACGCAGAGTTCGTTTTCAGACGCCCGGATTCTCAAGCGGCACATGTCGTTGCCGTTCAACCGACCCAGGAATCGGATGGTAAGGATTTGAAAAGACCGGGCGACTGGGCAAGCGAGACCGGTGTGATGCGGATTCTTGGTGATTATGTCCCACCACCTCCGAAGGAATCCCGACGTTGTGGTGAGTGTGGGACGACTTATCCCGCGGGAGTGACAACGTGCGAAAACTGCAACTGTGATCTATTGCCGGCCAAAGGTGATGCCAAATCGACGTCCCAGGGTGAATCGACCGACGAGCGTCCGACGCCGATCGATTTTCGCGAAGTCGACAAAGTTGCCTTTGACGACGTGATCGTTCGGCGAGTGATTCGGCCGCGCCGCGAAATCGCTTTTCTGGACATCAACGACTCGGTGGACCAGATGCGAAAACAAGTGCGAGAATCAATGCACTCGCGTTATCCCGTCTGTGATCATTCGCTCGACAAAATGTTGGGCGTCGTCCACATCAAAGACATCTTGGTTGCCGAGAGCGACGGATTTGATATCCATTCAATCCTGGAAAAACCTGACCAGATTCCCGATAGCACTCCGGTAAGCAAGGTGCTGCAGCACTTTCAAAAAGAAGGCGTGCCGATGGCATTCGTGCTTGACGAATACGAGAACCTGATCGGTATCGTGACCTTGAAAGACGTGCTATCCAAACTCGCTCGCCTAAAGTCCTAG
- a CDS encoding Do family serine endopeptidase — MKRRRSKTIAALIAAPLTIAATGLLIAASPATHSVKPIATARPLEVSPETLNVANSLSEAFRNVATHVLPSVVAIENRPDTSWQAKKPAMNDDSLGQPNPFKGTPFEDMFRGQSGMRGMTPQAPRSQAGIGSGVIIDSAGIVLTNNHVVEGGGKVIVRTQDGREFVATEVLTDPKTDIAVVKFNGDPSLVAAAIGDSDTMAVGDWVVALGQPFGLESTVTAGIVSAKNRGIGITDRENFIQTDAAINPGNSGGPLVNLRGEVIGINTAISSRGGGNNGVGFAVPSNLAYWVSNQLVTSGKVQRSYLGVAIQPVSYELATQLGVPPRSGVAVTSVMTGTPAEKSGLKVGDVIMKLAGHAVTTPQQLQLAVERSTVGQTSPISIVRDGKAMELTYHAESVPGDFGVSVSPKKDSDGVKMQTLGLEIAPLTKDVAKQLGMTKQAGVVITAVQDGSSAAEAGLAPGMVISQVNRQDVTTAEDFAKIVKTDADGSILLLVRGENGSRFVVVTN, encoded by the coding sequence ATGAAACGTAGACGATCCAAAACCATTGCTGCCTTGATTGCGGCACCGCTGACGATCGCGGCAACCGGACTATTGATTGCGGCTTCTCCCGCAACGCACTCGGTCAAGCCAATCGCTACTGCTCGGCCGCTAGAGGTTTCGCCGGAAACACTCAACGTAGCCAACTCGCTTTCGGAGGCGTTCCGCAACGTTGCGACCCACGTCTTGCCATCCGTTGTTGCGATTGAGAACCGGCCTGACACTTCTTGGCAAGCGAAGAAGCCCGCAATGAACGACGACTCGCTCGGCCAGCCCAACCCCTTCAAGGGCACTCCGTTCGAAGACATGTTTCGGGGCCAGTCGGGAATGCGGGGAATGACTCCGCAAGCACCTCGCTCGCAAGCCGGAATCGGCTCGGGCGTGATCATTGACTCGGCCGGTATCGTACTGACCAACAACCACGTCGTCGAAGGTGGCGGCAAGGTCATCGTGCGAACTCAAGACGGACGCGAGTTCGTTGCGACCGAAGTTCTAACGGATCCCAAGACCGACATTGCCGTTGTCAAATTCAACGGAGACCCAAGCTTGGTTGCTGCCGCGATTGGCGATAGCGACACGATGGCGGTGGGCGACTGGGTCGTGGCCCTCGGTCAACCGTTTGGATTGGAAAGCACCGTTACAGCAGGGATCGTCAGTGCAAAAAATCGAGGCATCGGCATTACCGACCGCGAGAACTTTATCCAAACCGACGCGGCGATCAATCCAGGTAACAGCGGCGGACCATTGGTGAACCTTCGTGGCGAGGTGATCGGAATCAACACAGCGATTTCCTCACGCGGCGGCGGCAACAACGGCGTCGGCTTTGCCGTGCCATCGAATTTGGCTTACTGGGTTAGCAACCAGTTGGTGACGTCCGGAAAAGTCCAACGATCGTACCTGGGTGTTGCGATCCAACCGGTGAGCTATGAATTGGCCACGCAGCTTGGTGTTCCACCACGCAGCGGAGTCGCGGTGACGAGTGTGATGACTGGCACGCCTGCTGAAAAATCAGGTCTCAAAGTAGGTGACGTGATCATGAAGTTGGCTGGCCATGCCGTGACAACGCCTCAGCAATTGCAATTGGCGGTCGAGCGATCGACGGTTGGTCAAACTTCACCGATCAGCATCGTCCGAGACGGAAAGGCAATGGAGCTGACCTATCACGCTGAATCGGTGCCCGGTGACTTTGGCGTTAGCGTCAGCCCCAAAAAAGATTCCGACGGCGTGAAGATGCAGACACTCGGGCTTGAAATCGCTCCGCTAACCAAGGACGTTGCCAAACAACTTGGTATGACAAAACAAGCGGGTGTCGTGATCACGGCTGTGCAAGATGGCAGTTCGGCTGCGGAGGCTGGTTTGGCGCCCGGCATGGTGATCTCGCAAGTCAATCGCCAGGACGTCACAACCGCAGAGGACTTTGCCAAGATCGTCAAAACAGACGCGGACGGATCGATTCTTCTATTAGTCCGCGGCGAAAACGGATCACGCTTTGTCGTCGTGACGAACTGA
- a CDS encoding sensor histidine kinase: MKLAAKLILIFMLGVLAIVSLFTWQTIRSQRVWEHQSREAHADDLVTALKPAIETAYRDGGTVTIQKAIEYSTRNLDRTPMRWVDGREVPSTGTQLTSREISSVSITDQNGTRTAYSYVPLKIDGDDAGAVEVAQTMIDHDAHARDSLLASIVSLLGVTLFSAGVIYAGGVQMVAKPLGKLIDQVNTIGEGKLAQPPAISTNDELGRLAVAISQMSHRLSEQQNAIRHTDRLGTVGTLAAGMAHELGTPLNVVSGRAGLIASGRLSPDEIESSAQVIKKEADRMTAIIRQLLDFARQAPSARTSVDLNEVAILTCELMKPLAQKSAVELQLNLDDEPIHVIGDPAQLQQVISNLIVNAIQAMPEGGTVNVALDRDGELAKLTVADTGTGIEHENIGHVFEPFFTTKDVGQGTGLGLSIAYGIVRDHGGEINVDSNEGCGTTFRLTFPTAS, encoded by the coding sequence ATGAAACTCGCTGCAAAATTAATTCTGATCTTCATGCTTGGCGTTCTTGCTATCGTGTCGTTGTTCACCTGGCAAACGATTCGGAGTCAACGCGTGTGGGAGCACCAGAGCCGCGAGGCACACGCCGATGATCTGGTGACGGCTCTAAAACCGGCCATCGAAACCGCGTATCGTGATGGCGGAACGGTGACGATTCAAAAAGCAATCGAATACTCCACTCGTAACCTTGATCGTACGCCGATGCGATGGGTTGACGGTCGCGAAGTTCCATCAACCGGGACACAACTAACATCTCGCGAAATTTCCAGCGTCTCGATCACCGACCAGAACGGAACACGAACGGCCTATTCCTACGTGCCACTAAAAATCGACGGCGACGACGCGGGAGCCGTCGAAGTGGCACAAACGATGATCGATCACGACGCACATGCTCGTGATTCATTGCTGGCGTCGATCGTATCGTTGCTTGGTGTCACTTTGTTTTCAGCAGGCGTGATCTATGCTGGTGGAGTGCAAATGGTTGCCAAACCACTTGGCAAGTTGATCGACCAAGTCAACACCATCGGCGAGGGCAAGCTTGCTCAGCCACCAGCGATTTCGACCAACGATGAACTCGGGCGTTTAGCCGTCGCAATCAGTCAAATGAGCCATCGACTAAGCGAACAACAGAACGCGATTCGCCACACAGATCGTTTGGGCACTGTCGGAACACTGGCCGCCGGAATGGCGCACGAACTGGGCACGCCACTGAACGTTGTATCGGGCCGCGCCGGTTTGATCGCGAGTGGTAGACTGTCCCCCGACGAAATTGAGTCGAGCGCCCAAGTCATCAAGAAAGAAGCCGATCGTATGACGGCGATTATTCGACAGTTGCTCGACTTTGCTCGGCAAGCTCCTTCGGCTCGCACGTCGGTCGACTTGAACGAGGTCGCGATCCTAACCTGCGAACTGATGAAGCCGCTGGCTCAAAAGTCCGCCGTCGAATTGCAACTAAACCTTGACGACGAACCAATTCACGTCATCGGTGACCCGGCACAATTGCAACAGGTTATTTCCAACCTAATCGTCAACGCGATTCAAGCGATGCCCGAAGGTGGCACAGTCAACGTCGCACTGGACCGAGACGGCGAACTAGCAAAACTTACCGTGGCCGACACCGGGACCGGCATCGAACATGAGAACATCGGACACGTGTTCGAGCCATTTTTCACAACCAAAGATGTTGGCCAAGGAACGGGACTTGGTTTGTCGATCGCCTATGGGATCGTTCGCGATCATGGCGGCGAAATCAACGTTGATAGCAACGAAGGATGTGGCACGACCTTTCGATTAACGTTTCCAACTGCGTCATGA